Proteins encoded within one genomic window of Zestosphaera sp.:
- the alaXM gene encoding alanyl-tRNA editing protein AlaXM, whose product MVTELLFQRDSYLRRFEATVIEVTREGVVLDRTAFHPTSGGVANDTGWLYSSQRRYEVRDVVVDKSSGEVIHILDTTEGLSPGTSVTGEINWERRYRLMRLHTAAHILSAVMYSDYGSLVTGGDVEPDKAKEDYDIQGDEREIFSTAAGKVNEIIKRGVEVKIYWLSRDEAMRIPGIVKLAARTPPEVKNLRIVEIEGVDIQADGGPHVRNTAEIGRFVLLKTENKGKRRKRIYYTVEPGWYYLSETTHTINDLRA is encoded by the coding sequence GCCACCGTCATCGAAGTAACGCGTGAGGGCGTAGTCCTCGACAGGACGGCATTCCACCCGACCTCCGGCGGCGTGGCTAACGACACGGGCTGGCTGTACTCGAGTCAGAGAAGGTACGAGGTCAGGGACGTGGTGGTGGACAAGAGCTCGGGGGAGGTCATACACATCTTAGACACTACTGAAGGCCTGAGCCCCGGAACCTCCGTCACCGGTGAGATCAACTGGGAGAGGAGGTACAGATTGATGAGACTCCACACAGCGGCGCACATACTCTCCGCGGTGATGTACAGTGACTACGGATCTCTAGTTACGGGAGGGGACGTCGAGCCGGATAAGGCGAAGGAGGACTACGACATACAGGGTGATGAGAGGGAGATCTTCAGCACTGCCGCGGGGAAGGTCAACGAGATAATCAAGCGGGGGGTGGAGGTCAAGATATACTGGCTCAGCAGGGATGAGGCCATGAGGATTCCCGGCATCGTCAAACTAGCTGCCAGAACACCCCCAGAAGTCAAAAACCTCAGGATAGTTGAGATTGAAGGAGTAGACATACAGGCAGACGGAGGGCCGCACGTCAGGAACACCGCGGAGATAGGGAGGTTCGTGCTTCTGAAAACAGAGAACAAGGGTAAGAGGAGGAAGAGGATATACTACACGGTTGAGCCCGGTTGGTACTATCTCAGTGAAACGACCCATACAATCAACGATTTGCGTGCTTAA